The following proteins come from a genomic window of Bacteroidales bacterium:
- a CDS encoding YebC/PmpR family DNA-binding transcriptional regulator, whose product MSGHSKWSTIKRKKGALDQKRSKIFSRIIKEITVAVKESGPDPDGNPRLRLALNNAKGANMPKDNIARALNKAKDTEALQEITYEGYAPNGIAVFIECLTDNNQRTLGNIRAIFNKRGGSLGTNGSVAFMFERKGIITVPKGSLDADEFQLEIIDAGVDDFEVQDDVFVITTSLENFASVQKRLEEMGIDAENAELQRIPTETKNLDTEDGVKVLKIIELIEDDDDVQNVFHNLEVTDEMIEKMES is encoded by the coding sequence ATGTCAGGACATAGTAAGTGGTCGACCATTAAGAGAAAAAAAGGTGCATTGGATCAAAAACGTTCAAAAATTTTTTCCCGGATTATCAAGGAAATTACTGTAGCAGTGAAGGAAAGCGGTCCCGACCCGGATGGTAATCCCCGGTTACGTCTGGCCCTGAATAATGCCAAAGGGGCCAACATGCCGAAAGACAATATAGCACGTGCCTTGAATAAAGCCAAAGATACGGAAGCTTTACAGGAAATTACTTATGAAGGTTATGCTCCGAATGGAATTGCTGTGTTTATTGAATGCCTGACGGACAATAACCAACGTACATTGGGAAACATCCGTGCAATATTCAACAAAAGAGGAGGAAGTCTAGGTACTAATGGTTCAGTGGCATTCATGTTTGAACGTAAAGGTATCATCACTGTTCCTAAAGGTTCATTGGATGCGGATGAATTTCAACTGGAAATTATTGATGCCGGAGTGGATGATTTTGAAGTACAGGATGATGTGTTTGTGATTACTACTTCCCTTGAAAATTTTGCTTCTGTGCAAAAAAGACTGGAAGAAATGGGAATTGACGCGGAGAATGCTGAATTACAGCGTATACCTACTGAAACAAAAAACCTGGATACAGAAGATGGTGTAAAAGTTCTTAAAATAATAGAGCTCATTGAAGACGATGACGATGTCCAGAATGTATTTCATAACCTGGAAGTTACTGATGAAATGATCGAAAAAATGGAATCATAG
- a CDS encoding four helix bundle protein, with the protein MVSKQDELKQRTKSFAHRCVKLSFNLPENVLGLHINKQLIRSATSVAANYRAVCLAQSKNTFIAKLAIVIEEVDETCFWMEFIIDEQLLPKEKVDQLLNEGKELTSIFISSRKTACQNINNQKSIINNQS; encoded by the coding sequence ATGGTTAGTAAACAAGATGAACTAAAACAAAGAACCAAATCATTCGCACATCGATGTGTAAAGTTGTCTTTCAACTTACCGGAGAATGTTTTAGGACTTCATATAAATAAACAACTTATTCGATCGGCAACATCAGTAGCAGCAAATTACAGGGCGGTCTGCCTGGCACAATCAAAAAATACGTTTATTGCAAAACTTGCAATTGTAATTGAAGAAGTAGATGAAACATGTTTTTGGATGGAATTTATCATTGATGAACAATTGTTACCTAAAGAAAAAGTGGATCAGCTTTTAAATGAAGGTAAGGAGTTGACTTCGATCTTTATCAGTTCACGTAAAACCGCCTGTCAGAACATCAATAATCAAAAATCGATAATCAATAATCAGTCATAA
- a CDS encoding fumarate reductase/succinate dehydrogenase flavoprotein subunit yields the protein MTMKLESKIPEGPLAQKWTNYKAHQNLVNPANKRKLDIIIVGTGLAGAAAAASCGEMGFNVLNFCIQDSPRRAHSIAAQGGINAAKNYQNDGDSIYRLFYDTIKGGDYRAREANVYRLAEVSNNIIDQCVAQGVPFARDYGGLLDNRSFGGAQVSRTFYARGQTGQQLLLGAYSALSRQIEKGSVKMFTRREMMDVVVVDGKARGIIARNLITGELEKYSAHAVVIATGGYGNVFFLSTNAMGSNGSADWQCYKRGAAFGNPCYVQIHPTCIPVHGDYQSKLTLMSESLRNDGRIWVPKKKEDAEAIRAGKLKPTQIKEDDRDYYLERRYPAFGNLVPRDVASRAAKERCDAGFGVGETGLAVYLDFASAIDRLGKSVIEARYGNLFQMYEKIVDDNPYETPMMIYPAIHYSMGGIWVDYELQTTIPGLFAAGEANFSDHGANRLGASALMQGLADGYFVLPYTIQNYLSDEIRTPRFSTDLPEFEDAKKSVEEKINKLMNIKGKHSVDYFQKKLGHVMWEKVGMARNAKGLKEAMEEIKAIRKEFWEDVRVTGSTDEFNPELEKALRTADHLELGELMARDGLLREESCGGHFREEYQTPEGEALRQDDKFMYVSCWEYTGDDKEPILHKEPLKYEEIKVAQRNYK from the coding sequence ATGACCATGAAGTTAGAATCTAAAATACCTGAAGGGCCTTTAGCCCAAAAATGGACCAATTATAAAGCACACCAGAACCTGGTAAATCCGGCCAATAAAAGAAAACTGGATATTATCATTGTAGGAACCGGCCTGGCAGGAGCGGCTGCAGCTGCCAGTTGCGGTGAAATGGGATTTAATGTACTTAATTTCTGTATACAGGATAGTCCGCGCCGGGCACATTCAATAGCTGCCCAGGGTGGTATCAATGCTGCCAAAAATTATCAAAATGACGGAGACTCTATTTACCGTCTTTTCTACGATACGATCAAAGGCGGTGACTATCGTGCCCGTGAAGCCAACGTATACCGCTTGGCGGAAGTATCGAACAATATTATAGACCAATGTGTGGCACAGGGAGTTCCTTTCGCCCGTGATTACGGAGGATTATTGGATAACCGTTCATTTGGAGGAGCACAGGTAAGCCGTACATTTTATGCCCGCGGACAAACAGGACAGCAATTGTTACTAGGTGCTTACAGTGCATTGAGCCGTCAGATCGAAAAAGGTTCCGTGAAAATGTTCACCCGCCGCGAAATGATGGATGTCGTCGTTGTTGACGGAAAGGCTCGTGGTATCATCGCACGTAATCTGATCACTGGAGAACTTGAAAAATATTCCGCCCATGCCGTTGTCATTGCTACAGGTGGTTACGGAAACGTTTTCTTTTTATCGACCAATGCCATGGGGTCAAACGGTAGTGCAGACTGGCAATGTTACAAGCGTGGTGCGGCATTCGGAAATCCATGTTACGTACAGATACATCCGACCTGTATTCCGGTTCACGGCGATTATCAGTCAAAACTGACCCTAATGTCCGAATCGTTGAGGAATGACGGTCGTATCTGGGTTCCCAAGAAAAAAGAAGATGCAGAAGCAATTCGTGCCGGGAAACTGAAACCGACACAAATTAAGGAAGATGACAGGGATTACTATCTGGAACGTCGTTACCCGGCTTTTGGAAACCTGGTTCCCCGTGATGTGGCTTCCCGTGCGGCTAAAGAGCGTTGCGATGCCGGATTTGGTGTCGGAGAAACAGGATTGGCTGTGTACCTTGACTTTGCTTCAGCCATCGATCGGTTAGGCAAAAGTGTCATAGAAGCGCGTTACGGTAATCTTTTCCAGATGTATGAAAAGATTGTGGATGACAATCCATATGAAACACCTATGATGATTTATCCGGCCATCCATTATTCGATGGGTGGAATTTGGGTGGATTATGAGTTACAGACCACCATTCCCGGCTTGTTTGCTGCCGGTGAAGCAAATTTCTCGGATCATGGAGCCAACCGTCTTGGGGCATCTGCATTGATGCAGGGATTAGCTGATGGGTATTTTGTCCTTCCGTACACTATCCAGAATTATCTCTCGGATGAAATCCGTACGCCAAGGTTTTCAACCGATCTTCCTGAATTTGAAGATGCCAAAAAATCTGTCGAAGAAAAGATCAATAAGTTGATGAACATCAAAGGTAAACATTCAGTTGATTACTTCCAGAAAAAACTCGGGCATGTCATGTGGGAAAAAGTAGGCATGGCACGTAATGCAAAAGGCCTGAAAGAAGCAATGGAAGAAATAAAAGCCATTCGCAAAGAATTCTGGGAAGATGTCCGTGTCACCGGTTCTACAGATGAATTTAATCCGGAACTGGAAAAGGCGCTTCGTACGGCAGACCATCTGGAATTAGGCGAATTGATGGCCCGTGACGGATTGCTCCGGGAAGAATCCTGCGGCGGGCATTTCAGGGAAGAATATCAAACACCGGAAGGTGAAGCCTTACGTCAGGATGATAAGTTCATGTATGTTTCATGTTGGGAATATACCGGTGATGACAAAGAACCGATCTTGCATAAGGAGCCGCTGAAATATGAAGAGATAAAAGTAGCACAACGGAATTATAAATAA
- a CDS encoding DUF1080 domain-containing protein, with protein sequence MKTISYIFIAAVLLSACQSKQNTLTEAEKKDGWKLLFDGETLNGWKDYNGKTLTQPWHVVKGCIQAKGEGSDESGYIVTDKQYENFELSWDWKLSKGGNSGMLYHVVERPQFAVPYVTGPEYQLIDEENFPEPLEEWQKLGVDYAMYLPDKSLMKVNPQGQWNNSKIVFDNGHVEHWLNGVKILEFEAWSDDWHVRKNSGKWTNAPEYGLAKKGVICLQDHGYPASFRNIKIKELPRKTKEVNLFNGVDLKGWEVYGTELWYVKDGLLVCESGPDKKYGYLATRDYYNDFDLTVEFKQEADGNSGVFIRSFIEKDVKVNGWQVEVAPKGHGTGGIYESYGRNWLIQIPKEKEEFLKVKDWNTLRIKVQGDQVTTWLNGNEMVNLKDEKIGAGQGRIALQIHDGGGIKVLWRNLKLKEL encoded by the coding sequence ATGAAAACAATTAGTTACATTTTTATTGCTGCTGTTTTACTGTCAGCATGTCAAAGTAAACAAAATACACTCACCGAAGCCGAGAAAAAGGATGGGTGGAAGTTGTTGTTTGATGGAGAGACCCTGAACGGATGGAAAGATTATAATGGTAAGACATTGACCCAACCTTGGCATGTAGTGAAGGGATGTATCCAGGCTAAAGGGGAGGGCAGTGATGAAAGCGGTTATATTGTTACCGACAAACAGTATGAAAATTTTGAACTTTCCTGGGATTGGAAATTATCGAAAGGTGGTAACAGCGGTATGTTGTATCATGTAGTAGAACGTCCGCAGTTTGCTGTTCCTTATGTTACCGGCCCTGAATACCAATTGATAGATGAGGAGAATTTCCCTGAACCATTGGAAGAGTGGCAAAAACTGGGTGTGGATTATGCCATGTATTTGCCTGATAAATCCCTGATGAAAGTGAACCCACAAGGACAATGGAACAATTCCAAGATCGTATTTGATAACGGACATGTGGAACATTGGCTGAATGGTGTAAAAATACTGGAGTTTGAGGCATGGTCGGATGACTGGCATGTTCGTAAGAACAGTGGAAAATGGACCAACGCTCCTGAGTACGGATTGGCAAAAAAAGGTGTGATTTGTTTACAGGATCATGGTTATCCGGCTTCATTCCGTAATATAAAAATCAAGGAGCTTCCCAGAAAGACAAAAGAAGTGAATCTCTTCAACGGGGTTGATCTGAAAGGATGGGAAGTATACGGGACAGAACTTTGGTATGTGAAAGACGGATTACTGGTATGTGAAAGCGGTCCGGATAAAAAATATGGATACCTTGCTACACGGGATTATTATAATGATTTTGATCTCACAGTGGAATTTAAACAGGAAGCCGATGGAAACTCAGGCGTTTTCATCCGGTCATTTATTGAAAAAGATGTAAAAGTAAACGGATGGCAGGTGGAAGTAGCTCCCAAAGGCCACGGTACCGGTGGTATTTATGAATCATACGGGCGCAACTGGCTGATTCAGATTCCTAAGGAAAAAGAAGAATTCCTGAAAGTAAAGGATTGGAATACGCTTCGCATCAAGGTGCAGGGTGACCAGGTAACTACCTGGCTGAACGGAAATGAGATGGTTAACCTTAAAGATGAGAAGATTGGCGCCGGACAAGGCCGTATTGCCCTTCAGATACACGATGGCGGAGGTATTAAGGTACTCTGGAGAAATTTGAAATTGAAAGAACTTTAA
- a CDS encoding succinate dehydrogenase cytochrome b subunit — translation MSNIFTSSVGKKFWMALVGLFLCLFLVLHMSINLLLLLPDRSYFDTGVWIMSTAPVKVMEVVLFGSIALHILLGLFLQIKNWLSRPVRYAKTNHSQTSFFSKYMIWTGGIIFIFFCIHFTDFYFYKLGIFDPAAIGIGAYEATDTEANHNFYDIARYVFANKVYCFMYIGFMILLAFHLIHGFQSAFRTIGWSHPTYTPIIKWVGYIYSVAIPVGFAVIPIYFLLGGK, via the coding sequence ATGAGTAATATCTTTACCTCGTCCGTCGGAAAAAAATTCTGGATGGCGCTTGTAGGGTTATTTCTGTGTCTTTTTCTGGTATTGCACATGTCTATTAACCTGTTATTGTTACTCCCCGACCGGAGTTATTTTGACACAGGGGTATGGATCATGAGTACCGCACCTGTAAAGGTCATGGAAGTTGTCCTGTTTGGTAGTATTGCACTACACATACTTTTGGGCTTGTTCCTACAAATAAAAAACTGGCTTTCGCGTCCTGTCCGTTATGCGAAAACAAATCATTCACAGACTTCATTTTTCTCGAAGTATATGATTTGGACAGGTGGTATTATATTCATATTCTTTTGTATACACTTTACAGATTTTTATTTTTATAAGCTAGGCATATTTGACCCGGCTGCTATCGGGATCGGAGCTTATGAAGCTACTGATACGGAAGCCAATCATAATTTTTATGATATAGCCCGTTATGTGTTTGCCAATAAAGTTTATTGCTTCATGTATATAGGCTTTATGATCTTGTTGGCTTTTCATCTGATACATGGTTTTCAGAGTGCATTCAGGACAATTGGTTGGAGTCATCCGACATATACACCGATCATTAAATGGGTTGGTTATATTTATTCGGTGGCCATACCTGTTGGTTTTGCCGTTATTCCCATTTATTTTTTATTAGGAGGAAAATAA
- a CDS encoding gamma-glutamyl-gamma-aminobutyrate hydrolase family protein (Members of this family of hydrolases with an active site Cys residue belong to MEROPS family C26.) yields the protein MIQQNKKKIGIIGYRSEDGSVFGAGSNYLELISRFGKPYIIFPDDELAEIDLLILPGGLDIAPQSFGEYPTFKTGNQDVFKQFFFEKHLPRYIDNNVPIFGICLGFQMLAVYFGSKMEQHLWRHPQSVGRSVAAHIVEPLPHAGGFATHSFDVNSHHHQGVLLTGLSSELEPLAVAQLDPYSDEMLVEAFRHRTKPIMAVQWHPEEWMDNFTCNVIEYLLKSE from the coding sequence ATGATCCAACAAAATAAAAAGAAGATCGGCATCATTGGTTACCGTTCTGAAGATGGCTCTGTTTTCGGTGCAGGAAGCAATTATCTGGAACTGATTTCGCGTTTTGGAAAACCGTATATTATCTTTCCCGACGATGAACTTGCGGAGATAGATCTGTTAATTCTTCCCGGTGGATTAGATATCGCACCTCAGTCATTTGGGGAGTATCCAACGTTCAAAACCGGAAACCAGGACGTTTTCAAGCAATTTTTTTTCGAAAAGCATCTTCCCCGGTATATCGATAATAATGTGCCTATATTCGGTATTTGCCTGGGGTTTCAGATGCTGGCGGTTTATTTCGGTTCGAAAATGGAACAACATCTCTGGCGGCATCCGCAAAGCGTTGGTAGAAGCGTTGCCGCACATATTGTCGAACCGCTTCCACATGCTGGCGGTTTCGCTACACATTCCTTTGATGTCAATTCCCATCACCACCAGGGAGTTTTGCTCACAGGTTTATCCTCAGAGTTAGAACCATTAGCGGTAGCTCAACTTGATCCATATTCGGATGAGATGCTGGTGGAAGCATTCCGCCACAGGACTAAACCGATTATGGCTGTACAGTGGCATCCTGAGGAATGGATGGACAATTTTACCTGTAATGTAATAGAATATCTTCTAAAATCGGAGTGA
- a CDS encoding AEC family transporter codes for MENFLFSINTVAPLFILISAGYIARQINFISDQFLSEANKFVFKLLLPLMLFENIRVTFHGEFTNIRLIFSALIGVALVIAISSFVVPLFVKRNGQRGSMIQGIYRSNFLIYGMPLATGMYGQSAAQSISMSMGIMIPFYNVAAVIILTFFSENRKKSISAIGLLKGIFTNPLILGCLAGLLFGLLPVTIPTAIEKPISGLAGAASPLALFLMGGEFKFRRLSNNLYKVIWVTVARLIIVPSVAMAAFIMMGFREVDLSVLLCIFATPTAVSSYIMANNMGCDGELSAQIVVLTTVSSSLTIFFFIFALRGMGVL; via the coding sequence ATGGAAAATTTTCTTTTTTCGATCAATACAGTCGCTCCGCTATTTATTTTAATTTCAGCCGGATACATTGCCCGCCAAATCAATTTCATTTCCGATCAATTTCTTTCTGAAGCCAATAAGTTTGTTTTTAAACTTTTACTGCCATTAATGCTGTTTGAAAATATCCGGGTTACATTTCATGGCGAATTTACTAATATTCGTTTGATATTTTCTGCCCTGATCGGAGTTGCGCTGGTTATTGCCATATCATCATTTGTGGTTCCCTTGTTCGTGAAACGGAACGGACAACGGGGAAGTATGATACAAGGTATTTACCGAAGTAATTTTCTGATATACGGTATGCCTTTGGCAACAGGGATGTATGGTCAAAGTGCGGCACAATCCATTTCTATGTCGATGGGCATCATGATACCTTTTTATAATGTAGCGGCAGTCATTATTTTAACTTTTTTCTCGGAAAATCGTAAAAAATCGATTTCAGCTATTGGTCTTCTTAAAGGTATTTTTACGAATCCTCTTATTTTGGGGTGTCTTGCCGGATTATTGTTCGGGTTGTTGCCTGTTACTATACCGACTGCTATTGAAAAACCGATCTCCGGTCTGGCAGGAGCAGCATCTCCTCTTGCTTTGTTTCTGATGGGAGGGGAGTTTAAATTCAGAAGATTAAGTAATAACTTGTATAAAGTAATCTGGGTTACCGTTGCACGTTTGATCATTGTTCCGTCTGTTGCCATGGCAGCTTTTATTATGATGGGATTCCGTGAGGTCGATTTAAGTGTGCTATTGTGCATTTTTGCCACGCCGACAGCAGTGAGTAGTTATATTATGGCCAATAACATGGGATGTGACGGGGAATTGTCCGCCCAGATTGTTGTTTTGACAACTGTTTCATCCAGTTTGACCATTTTCTTTTTCATCTTTGCATTAAGGGGTATGGGAGTATTGTAA
- a CDS encoding succinate dehydrogenase/fumarate reductase iron-sulfur subunit: protein MEKKGLNLTLKIWRQENAKAKGEFKTYQLENISQDCSFLEMLDILNEQLVDKIEKPVCFDHDCREGICGMCSLFINGRPHGNDTGITTCQLHMRRFKDGDTIWIEPWRSKAFPVIKDLVVDRNAFDKIIQAGGYVSVNTGGIPDGNAIPIPKKNADLAMDAAACIGCGACVAACKNASAMLFVSAKVSQLALLPQGRVERRERVAKMVSKMDELGFGSCTNTGACEAECPKEIKITNIARLNRQYYISSFG from the coding sequence ATGGAAAAAAAAGGTCTTAATCTGACATTAAAAATATGGCGTCAAGAAAATGCCAAAGCCAAAGGTGAATTCAAAACCTACCAATTGGAAAATATTTCGCAGGATTGTTCATTCCTCGAAATGTTGGATATCCTGAATGAACAGTTGGTGGACAAAATCGAAAAACCGGTTTGCTTCGATCACGACTGTCGTGAAGGGATTTGCGGTATGTGCAGTCTGTTCATCAATGGACGTCCTCATGGTAATGATACCGGAATTACCACCTGCCAATTACATATGCGTCGCTTTAAAGATGGCGATACCATCTGGATCGAACCCTGGCGTTCGAAAGCATTTCCGGTAATTAAAGACCTGGTGGTCGACCGTAATGCTTTTGACAAAATCATCCAGGCAGGCGGTTATGTATCTGTAAATACCGGTGGAATCCCGGACGGAAATGCCATTCCAATCCCGAAGAAGAACGCAGACCTGGCTATGGATGCAGCAGCCTGTATCGGTTGTGGTGCCTGTGTTGCTGCATGTAAAAACGCATCAGCTATGTTGTTTGTTTCGGCAAAGGTCTCCCAGCTTGCTTTATTGCCGCAAGGTAGAGTTGAAAGAAGAGAACGTGTTGCAAAAATGGTATCGAAGATGGATGAACTGGGATTCGGTAGTTGTACCAACACAGGTGCCTGTGAAGCTGAATGTCCGAAAGAAATCAAGATCACCAATATTGCCCGGTTAAACCGCCAGTATTATATTTCTTCATTCGGATAA